In Deferribacteraceae bacterium V6Fe1, one genomic interval encodes:
- a CDS encoding amino acid ABC transporter ATP-binding protein has protein sequence MNEPIIIAENVVKIYPNGVKALKGVSLNVNKGEVVVVIGPSGSGKSTFLRTLNLLETINKGRIIIDGIPLTDKKTNINKVREEVGMVFQQFNLFPHMTALDNITLAPMKVRKMNEKEATEIAMTLLEKVGLADRANSYPSQLSGGQQQRIAIARALAMRPKIMLFDEPTSALDPEMIGEVLDVMKTLAKEGMTMVVVTHEMGFAREVADRVVFMDLGEIVETGTPMELFANPKNERLRQFLGQIL, from the coding sequence ATGAATGAACCTATTATTATTGCAGAAAACGTTGTTAAAATTTATCCTAACGGTGTAAAAGCGTTAAAAGGCGTATCCTTAAATGTAAATAAAGGCGAAGTTGTGGTCGTTATCGGGCCAAGTGGATCAGGTAAATCAACATTTTTAAGGACATTAAATCTCCTTGAAACAATAAACAAAGGTAGAATTATAATAGACGGCATCCCGCTTACTGACAAAAAGACAAACATTAACAAAGTCAGAGAAGAAGTCGGAATGGTCTTTCAACAGTTTAACCTGTTCCCCCATATGACTGCTTTGGATAATATTACATTAGCACCTATGAAAGTAAGGAAAATGAATGAAAAGGAAGCTACCGAAATAGCAATGACCCTACTGGAAAAAGTTGGACTTGCTGACAGGGCAAACAGCTACCCAAGCCAACTGTCTGGTGGACAGCAACAAAGAATTGCTATTGCAAGAGCACTTGCAATGAGGCCAAAAATAATGCTTTTTGATGAGCCGACAAGTGCACTTGACCCTGAAATGATTGGTGAAGTACTTGACGTTATGAAAACCCTTGCAAAAGAAGGGATGACTATGGTAGTTGTCACCCACGAAATGGGGTTTGCAAGAGAAGTGGCAGACAGGGTTGTATTTATGGACCTTGGCGAAATTGTTGAGACAGGGACACCGATGGAGCTTTTTGCAAATCCTAAAAATGAAAGGTTAAGGCAATTTTTAGGGCAAATATTATAG
- a CDS encoding amino acid ABC transporter permease, whose translation MESKLKQFLWNVAFVLILIGIGYGLYATTKKVDYIWRWNRLTQFIVNTSASVIRAPFDGTIKIKGKEIIVTSDTGETKTFKKFNEVSVMDGDLVFEGDVIAKVKQIKPGPLLVGLYVTLKISVISIFFAIIIGIIAGIFRISNNPVLKKLTITYIELIRGTPLLVQIFIFYFFIGTVLNLDRFTAGVAALSIFAGAYIAEIVRAGIQSIPKGQMEAARSLGMNYYQAMRYIVLPQALKRTLPPMAGQFISLIKDSSLVSVISITDLTKAGREVVTSTFSPFEVWFTVALLYLVLTSGLSFVVQLLERRLAESD comes from the coding sequence ATGGAAAGCAAATTAAAACAATTTTTATGGAATGTAGCGTTTGTTTTGATTTTAATCGGCATAGGTTATGGCCTTTATGCCACAACCAAAAAGGTAGACTATATCTGGAGATGGAACAGGCTTACTCAGTTTATTGTAAATACATCTGCTTCCGTAATCAGAGCACCATTTGACGGCACTATTAAAATTAAGGGCAAAGAGATAATTGTTACTTCTGACACCGGTGAGACTAAAACATTTAAGAAATTTAACGAAGTATCCGTCATGGATGGTGATTTGGTTTTTGAAGGAGATGTTATTGCAAAAGTAAAACAGATAAAGCCTGGACCTTTATTGGTAGGGCTATATGTAACCTTAAAAATTTCCGTCATATCTATTTTCTTTGCAATTATCATTGGCATTATTGCAGGCATTTTCAGAATTTCAAATAACCCTGTCCTAAAAAAGCTGACAATAACATACATTGAGCTTATCAGGGGAACCCCTCTTTTGGTACAAATATTCATCTTTTACTTCTTTATAGGTACCGTATTAAATCTCGACAGATTTACCGCTGGCGTTGCAGCATTATCAATTTTTGCTGGAGCGTATATTGCCGAGATAGTTAGAGCAGGTATTCAATCTATCCCAAAAGGGCAGATGGAGGCAGCCAGAAGTCTAGGGATGAACTACTATCAGGCAATGAGATATATTGTCTTACCTCAGGCATTAAAAAGGACTCTCCCACCTATGGCAGGACAGTTCATATCTTTGATAAAAGATTCTTCACTTGTGTCTGTTATTTCAATTACTGATTTGACAAAAGCAGGTCGGGAAGTTGTTACTTCTACTTTTAGCCCATTTGAAGTATGGTTTACAGTCGCACTTTTATATTTGGTCTTGACATCAGGGTTATCATTTGTAGTACAATTATTAGAAAGAAGATTGGCAGAGAGTGATTAA
- a CDS encoding transporter substrate-binding domain-containing protein, whose product MKKLFLSVVLVFVMALSVFASDNSLWEKSTLNQIMKRGELRVGLESGYKPFEMTAKNGEIIGFDVDIAKQMAKAMGVKLTIVNTAWDGIIPALITEKFDIIMSGMTITPQRNLQVNFADPNIVVGQTILIKKELAGKVKSYKDLNDEKYVIATKLGVTADFATKKYMPKAKKNLFETESDAFQDFINGKADAFVYDLPLCAFYYADYKDKLVFLDKPFTYEPLAWAVRKGDPDFLNWLNNFLSQIKNDGTYDRIYEKWFKSDEWKKQVK is encoded by the coding sequence ATGAAGAAGCTTTTTTTAAGCGTAGTTTTAGTTTTCGTAATGGCACTAAGTGTTTTTGCAAGTGACAACTCATTATGGGAAAAGTCAACTCTTAATCAAATTATGAAAAGGGGTGAGTTAAGAGTAGGGCTTGAATCAGGTTACAAACCTTTTGAAATGACAGCAAAAAATGGCGAAATAATCGGTTTTGATGTTGATATCGCCAAACAAATGGCAAAAGCTATGGGTGTAAAACTTACCATTGTCAACACTGCATGGGACGGAATAATCCCTGCTCTTATTACTGAAAAATTTGATATTATTATGTCAGGGATGACTATCACTCCTCAGAGAAATTTACAGGTAAACTTTGCTGACCCAAATATCGTAGTTGGTCAAACTATATTGATAAAAAAAGAACTCGCAGGCAAAGTAAAGTCTTATAAAGATTTAAACGATGAAAAATATGTTATCGCTACTAAATTAGGCGTTACTGCTGACTTTGCCACAAAAAAATACATGCCTAAAGCAAAGAAAAATCTCTTTGAAACAGAATCAGATGCTTTTCAAGATTTTATAAATGGCAAAGCCGATGCATTTGTTTACGACCTTCCACTTTGTGCATTCTACTATGCAGACTATAAAGATAAGCTTGTATTTCTTGACAAGCCTTTTACTTATGAGCCACTTGCTTGGGCTGTAAGAAAAGGTGACCCTGACTTTTTAAACTGGCTCAACAATTTCTTAAGCCAGATAAAGAATGACGGGACATACGACAGAATTTATGAAAAATGGTTCAAAAGCGACGAATGGAAAAAGCAAGTTAAATAA